The DNA sequence TTGGATTATGTGCCCAAACCTATGATACAATTTAAGACATTGTACACTATGATCAGATCAATACATAGCTTCCACTACTAAGTAGTAGATGTATAACTACACTTGGTTGTGGTCAAAAGAATGATTATCAAAACTAGAGGCTGAATTATCGATAACAGAAGTTTACAACCGGTTTCTCTATGCTTATCATGGGATGAAGGGCTCACTTTGGAGTGCATTTACGGGACAAAACGAACCAAACTTGTGCTTCCACATGGGGCAATAGAACTACTATACTCTGTATTCTGCATAAATACATTGAACTTTTAACAGACCACCCTAGGATCAAAAGTAATACTTACTGAAGACATGACTAGCAAAATAACTTTGTAATAAGATAATTGCCAGATAAGTGCGTGTAGCCagtaaaaaatatcataatcaAATTGGATGAAGCCAAAAGGGTTCGGCCAAACAAACCTGTATCAGTAATTCGACATGATCTTGTTAAATAGTTCCTTAGGTGCTGTGAATGAGGATTACATTATACCATGGAAAGAAACACTGGTTAGGCCACTAATATAGTAAAAATGCTAATATTGGAATGGAACCGTATGAGTTTGTTTGACTTACCAGGTAGCCCAGTAAACCTCTCATACTGCTCATATGCCTGTCCAACGAACATTTCCACCCCAGTAACAATTTTTGCTCCACATTCATCTGCTTCACGTAATAATCTGGTGATCTTAGGGGTGTAGATAGCATCGAATACTAGTTCATATGATTTCAGGGCTTCCTGCAGAATCACAGATCTAGTTAAATTCACGTCTACTATTATAAAAAACTGACATGATTTTAGTACATGAATATCAAGGTATCCAGCATTGAACTGGTCAATGTTCGACTTTTTACAGAATCAATAAAGATGAAGAAACAACTAGTCATGCTATGTTAGTAGGTGTTTTTCATAcgaaaaatgattttaaaaagtTCATTACAATTTTTGAGTATGCACAATTTTGAGATTTCAAGGAAACTGAAAGTAAAGCAAACCTTAGAAATAGGTGTTTCATCAATTTTTGGTTGCATCCCAATAGAAGTAGTGTTGGCAAGAATCATATGACTCTCTGGCCGGAAATTATCTAGTTCAGAAATAGATAAAGCATGCCCTCCAATTGTATCAGCAAGTTCTTTAGCTCGTTCTTGCAAAAGAAATTGAGGGAAACTCAGAATactaattcttaaaaaaaaaatatcatatcatcATACAAATAAGTTGACTGGGATTTCAAGTAACAGAAGACCAGAGTTACATATTGATTTACTTGTAAAATCTTTAATTTATTGATACAATGTGAAAGTCAGAGAGCTGAGAATCTAACCATAAGTGCGATTTGCAATCACGACCCTGGCTCCCTTTTCTTTAGCCCCATAGGCAAGTGCCTTGCCAGCACCACCAGCACCGATGACAACAAAAAGTTTTCCAGACAAGGGTGACCCAGCCGCACTATTTATATGGTCTGAACCTGAGAAAATTTTGAGTAGAGTCCAGGGATTAAGTATTTAATTCAAAGTGAAAAAATCTTGTGCAGCTTGAGAAGTTAATAAACCTCGGAGGCCATCCTCGATAGCAGAGATAGCACCAACATAGTCTGTATTGCAGCCGAATAACTTCCCATTGCTTCTCCTGATGATGCAATTTACAGCTCCTATCGACTGTGACATAAAAACAAGCAACAAATTTACATCTCTACACTGGAAAAGGAGAAAACATCCAGTAGTACACAGAATTTATAAAGATATTAGTTTCATCCTATGGCCAAGcaattcattaatatattaCCTCTGCAACTGAATCAACCTCGTCACAGCATTTTAGTGCAGACTCCTTGTGAGGAATTGTACAACTGagaaaaattagttttaaatcaatcaattaatagattaatttaaaagtagGCAcacttctgtcaaaaaaaaaaaaaaagtaggcacaccaacaaataattattaaagAGAGGCATGAATATGATCACTGTACTGAAAATGAACACTCACGAAAATTTAACCACCAGGAAACATTAGAGATAAAAACAACCAAATCAACTTTTAAGACCTGAATTATGAAGGATGAATGCCCAGGAAAAATCAATACTTTAGACTAACCTGAAGCCAGAAAAATCTGTAGATGAATACGTCCGGAAAAAATTGGCTATGTCATCCACCAACAAATGCACATAAATTCCGTTGAAACCAATTTCTCTGAATGcttcattatataatattggTGATTTGCTGTGGCCAACAGGTTTCCCAATAATACCAAATATTTTTGTATCAGGCCCAATTTGTCTGAAATTGTACAGATTCAGTAAATCTGCAATTGTTGGCTGTCCTGGTGCAGATATTATTCCGGAATCAAGGGCACCAAAAGTTAAATATCCACCAAACTTTGGGCAAAGTATCCTTGACATCAATCCCCTCTCACCCATAACCATTGCAATTATTGGAGCCTGAAAACAATAATGTCTCCCAGTAACTACAAAATACATAAACTATATAGTGAAATGATACGGGAATCACAAAGTATTAAATCGAAACATttacacaaaaaaaatatacagaaCATTAAGGAGGTTgaaagtaataaaataattttctttcatAACACAAGAAAAGAGAAGTATGAAGGTCATTAAGCATCAATCACACTAACATGTTCAGAGGGCTTTgctatatatatacttgttagTAGTCTAAGAAGACGAAAGGATATCCTTTCTTAGGAAGATTATATAAAATCTCTTTAAAACATTTGTTGGCGAATATAAACACCCTGGAGCTTATTCTTACTTCAAGAAATAAAACTCACTGTACTGAATGATTTCAATCTTGTCAGTCCAGCATATGCAATATAAAATAGCTACTATCAAACTACCTTAAACCATGGTATATTCTCTGTATTAGCTTGCAAACATTACATGTTTGTTTAATAAGTCAGCtacatgaaaaaaaatactgGTGTAATGGTGTTCAATTATTACATGGAGACGTGTTAAAAAGAAGTCTCCTTGACGGATATGTCATAAAATTGTATCAAGTTTAAACATAATCTACAGTATGTCCTCAAGAATACTATAAGGTTCTGATATAAACAtgtagatataaatatataattaataaagtcAGAGTAACagaataatttgtatttttatccCAAGAAAAACTGGGCACTCGACTTACGCCGCTTACTTGAGAATGAACAGTTATCTGAAAAACACGTGCCACATCAGTAATATCCAAGGCAGTAGTTGCAATTTTCACGATGTCAGCACCACTTGCTTGTATAGCAGCGACAAGGTTGCCAAGATCTTCGATGGATGGAGTATACTGATAGTTGTGAGAGGAAACAATGAGTTTACACTTTGCAGGCTTCTTTCCACGCATTGAATTGTTGAATTCCTCAACAGCCTTCAGGTCAACAATAGTAAAATGATAAGTCTAACCTTCCAGAATTTCAGATGCACGAAGTTAAGGAAAATTCATACAGTAATGGGACTCTATAAAAGTCATTCTTACAGATACTAGCATACTGCTAGCTATGGTTTTTAAAATCATATACCATCCAAAATGATAGAAGTCGATACACTCCAGATCAATATCCTGTATAAGACCATAATCATGATACAAGTTGCACATTTTGAATATAAAAGGTAAAGAACAGCATGCATATGCTACTTATCCAGAAATTACCAGCTTGGCAGGCTGtcaaatagtaaaaaaaattagcgaGACCTATttgtaataattatatatgaaattttttgcgATTTTAAACTCTTGTTTATTTCTTTATGCTCATCAATCTTCCACCAGAACTGAGTTTATTAACTTTTACTCTTAAAGTAATCAGATACCATGATTACATATACTCCATTGATTGCTTTGCAGTGAGAGGAGTGCTAGGATTCAAACATCATAAATGTATCAAAAAGAAAGCAACCTTTAGTTCAACATCAATGTAATCTGCTCCTGATTCCATGACATAATGAAGCACATCCAGCCGACTTTTCTCATCACCATCATATTGACCACCTTCCCATGTAGGTCTATTAAGACAAACATTTAAGAAGCTCGTAGTTAGATTGAAGTCAGAAATGCCTTTTGATACAATCTAACTGGTGTACCATGAATAAGTGCTCagaccaaataacaaaataaaatataaagataaatgACAAATGACAAATCAACTAACGAAATAACATACAAGGAAGTTTATACATAAAAGATACATAACGAAACCTTGTGAATGATGATCtaataaaaaagaagaagcaagTTGATGTCCCTGTTTTTGGGTTATTATAAAGTTAATAGTGAGCTACAATAAGTGAAATTTTTGTTCGACCAAAAATTAAGTAAAGAGGGTGATTGTTAACAAGCAAAAAAGCAGTATGCTTGGATTGAGTTTTGCAAGATAGGTACCACAATATTATTCTACAACCATAATATGCACCTCGCTGACAATGTCAGACCGTAAACAAATGTTTTACTACTACAAAAACTTAATTAGAGGTGAACTAGCATATCAGTCATTGTGACCCCTTAATTTTACACAGAAACAGAATACATGACAATTCGAGAAGATTGGGAAATACTAGAATGCTATCAAGCTTGGCTGATAAGCATGGACTTCTATTTGTATACATTATCTAGGTTGTGTTAAGGATCTCAATGTAACCATATGTTTTATGTTTCGGGAGCAACCAAGCCTATGCTCAAACTGCATTCACAAAAACTGGCAATAATGTTGCTATGTCATCTTAGTGTTTTAGTATTTTCTATTCACCTCAACGACATTTCCTcctaaaactaaaacataataCTAGTACTTCGAAAACTAATTCCATGTAAAAAAACCCGAACAACATTCTTGACAAGCAAAACACTTTTTACATCAATTCAACCTCCTACATATATCCAATGTATCCCAAACACAACATTCATCAAAGACTAACAAAAAACGCACAAATGTAAGTAACCATTCGATGACAAACCTATAAGTAAAAAGGGTGGGCAGAGGGCATTGCTTGATCAAGGACTGAACATCCTCCACAGGATTAAAATTCTTCAAACTATCTAATCGAATCTCGACAAGATCAGCACCACTTGACTTAGCCCtattcatctgaaccactatcTCTTCAACAGAATCAGCCATCAATGGTGCACAAATTAAGGTCGAATTCTTCCTAATTCCCTGACTTTCCATCTCTACAGCTTCAACAGTCtgataaataaaatcaagaatcaagaaaatgggtaaaaatcaaaactttaagcTTGTATCAACAAGGGTATTGAAATGCAAGAAAAGGGCATCAAATTAAGGTGAAGACAAATGAACAAATGGGGAATTTGAGCAGAAAAAGTTGGTGAAAAACTACTATTCAGTTCGTTAGGGTAGGTGGGTATTTGAAAATTTACAATATACTTATTAGCAaagaaaaacatataattagacCCATTAAGATATAGTGGGAATGAATTACTAGTATAAtaaaagagcttaccagctCCATGGGGATTGACTAGTGCAACCAAACTTTTGTTCTTGTTTCTCTGCTGAGTTTCCGCACGCCAACGTTGTTGGTGAGAGagatatacacacatatatttatgcgAGGTGGGCCCGCCTGTTACTTTTAAGTTGGGTTTATATTTCAGTGTCAAATGAGATATACCGTATTCATCAAAAAAGAAAGACAGATACCATATTAACATATTCATTCTTCGAGAAAAACTgaatttttaaatcatatataaatataaagttgAGTCTTTAGTGGTAGTATTTTTCATATTGGATAAAAATTTCACTCATTCACCTTATAATTTTTCCTAATAGTATGCTgccaaaaattttataaaaatttatcaatcCGATCgtgtataaaataaatttaatttaataaatattttattctcacacAATTTTtcgaaatattatttttatatatttaaattttataatttgaattatgTTATTCATAGTCTTGAAAACATTATAtgagaaatataaattatatttttatataataaaagacATTCTTACATTAGTTTCATTTATAAGAGAGTTATAATCACACATACGAAAAATATTCACATGggatgatattttaattttttctaataatgTATTATTTATCTAAACAATATCATTCAAAATGTTATCTATATCTTTTTTAAATCATAtcaataattcaatattaataatgGGAGTCAAAACTAGAGCATTTGTAAAACTGATTTATCCTGAACAAACTCCAGAATATGGTCAGAAATCTCATCCACACATGCTGACAATATAATAGTGCATGTAGCCATGTACTGAGATGAGATGGTCAGATGGGTTTGGTAGGTAAAATATGCAAGGATGGCAGAGTTTGGTAGTGGCCTACTTGCTGCTTGGGGAGTTGGAGGTGGGTGGGGATATCTTTCATCTGAAAGGTTTAGATGGACTATTTGGACTTGAGTTTGTGGCCCCAAGATTCAAGCGGGTCGGGTCTAAGATGGACTATTTGGACACCCCATATATTAAGGCCCTGTTTGTTTACCAggagcagaagctgcttctgacttctgcttttcttgacccgtttgtgtaaagaagcagaagcacttttaaaaagctgagaatcatagcttctctctcacagcttctgcttcttttccaaacactttattcacttatttacttctcatttctgctccacttctctagtttaagcaagaagttacttcttttaagcttgcccaaacggccTCTAAATTCCGTCTCTTCCCTTTGGTTGCATTTTGGGAGGAATTGGACGGAATGaaaaaatatctttaaaaaaatgagagtgacacggagtaatatttatatttttttaagttaataaattaactattattgTATGTTGTATTATCAActtaattttcaagaaatttatcAACTTTCGTAAGAACTTATCTATACTATAc is a window from the Daucus carota subsp. sativus chromosome 8, DH1 v3.0, whole genome shotgun sequence genome containing:
- the LOC108197089 gene encoding bifunctional 3-dehydroquinate dehydratase/shikimate dehydrogenase, chloroplastic isoform X1 — encoded protein: MELTVEAVEMESQGIRKNSTLICAPLMADSVEEIVVQMNRAKSSGADLVEIRLDSLKNFNPVEDVQSLIKQCPLPTLFTYRPTWEGGQYDGDEKSRLDVLHYVMESGADYIDVELKAVEEFNNSMRGKKPAKCKLIVSSHNYQYTPSIEDLGNLVAAIQASGADIVKIATTALDITDVARVFQITVHSQVSGAPIIAMVMGERGLMSRILCPKFGGYLTFGALDSGIISAPGQPTIADLLNLYNFRQIGPDTKIFGIIGKPVGHSKSPILYNEAFREIGFNGIYVHLLVDDIANFFRTYSSTDFSGFSCTIPHKESALKCCDEVDSVAESIGAVNCIIRRSNGKLFGCNTDYVGAISAIEDGLRGSDHINSAAGSPLSGKLFVVIGAGGAGKALAYGAKEKGARVVIANRTYERAKELADTIGGHALSISELDNFRPESHMILANTTSIGMQPKIDETPISKEALKSYELVFDAIYTPKITRLLREADECGAKIVTGVEMFVGQAYEQYERFTGLPAPKELFNKIMSNY
- the LOC108197089 gene encoding bifunctional 3-dehydroquinate dehydratase/shikimate dehydrogenase, chloroplastic isoform X2; this translates as MELTVEAVEMESQGIRKNSTLICAPLMADSVEEIVVQMNRAKSSGADLVEIRLDSLKNFNPVEDVQSLIKQCPLPTLFTYRPTWEGGQYDGDEKSRLDVLHYVMESGADYIDVELKAVEEFNNSMRGKKPAKCKLIVSSHNYQYTPSIEDLGNLVAAIQASGADIVKIATTALDITDVARVFQITVHSQAPIIAMVMGERGLMSRILCPKFGGYLTFGALDSGIISAPGQPTIADLLNLYNFRQIGPDTKIFGIIGKPVGHSKSPILYNEAFREIGFNGIYVHLLVDDIANFFRTYSSTDFSGFSCTIPHKESALKCCDEVDSVAESIGAVNCIIRRSNGKLFGCNTDYVGAISAIEDGLRGSDHINSAAGSPLSGKLFVVIGAGGAGKALAYGAKEKGARVVIANRTYERAKELADTIGGHALSISELDNFRPESHMILANTTSIGMQPKIDETPISKEALKSYELVFDAIYTPKITRLLREADECGAKIVTGVEMFVGQAYEQYERFTGLPAPKELFNKIMSNY